A genomic region of Tsukamurella pulmonis contains the following coding sequences:
- a CDS encoding response regulator — translation MDTANVDPAGISVLVVDDHPMWREAVARDLEARGFAVAGTADSVAAAGRIAKAVQPGVVLMDMSLPDGNGAAGTALVLEAAPQAQVLILSASDERDDVVEAVKAGACGYLVKSASAEELVAAVHATAAGQPVFTPGLAGLVLGEFRRMASAPEPAGPGLTARETEVLRLVAKGLSAKQIATRLHLSHRTVENHVQATLRKLQLGNRVELARYALENGLD, via the coding sequence ATGGATACCGCGAACGTAGACCCGGCGGGCATCTCCGTGCTGGTGGTCGACGATCACCCGATGTGGCGCGAGGCCGTGGCCCGCGACCTGGAGGCGCGCGGCTTCGCCGTCGCCGGGACCGCCGATTCGGTGGCCGCGGCGGGGCGGATCGCGAAGGCCGTGCAGCCCGGGGTGGTCCTGATGGACATGTCGCTGCCCGACGGGAACGGCGCCGCCGGCACCGCGCTGGTGCTCGAGGCCGCGCCGCAGGCGCAGGTGCTGATCCTCTCCGCCTCCGACGAGCGCGACGACGTGGTGGAGGCGGTGAAGGCCGGCGCCTGCGGCTACCTGGTCAAGAGCGCCTCCGCGGAGGAACTGGTCGCGGCGGTGCACGCCACCGCCGCCGGGCAGCCGGTGTTCACCCCCGGCCTCGCCGGGCTGGTGCTGGGCGAGTTCCGCCGCATGGCGTCGGCGCCCGAGCCCGCCGGTCCCGGGCTCACCGCCCGGGAGACCGAGGTGCTGCGGCTGGTGGCGAAGGGGCTGTCCGCCAAGCAGATCGCCACCCGCCTGCACCTGAGTCACCGCACCGTCGAGAACCACGTGCAGGCCACGTTGCGCAAACTCCAACTCGGCAACCGGGTGGAGCTGGCGCGCTACGCCTTGGAGAACGGTCTGGACTAG
- the macS gene encoding MacS family sensor histidine kinase: MQGLASRVRRVARSGGVADAAATDGDPRAPLWRGAQWFRALSVVYAVGRQIDEADRYERIGWSWVMIGAVVVVSAIAGLGYVRGFGRNRWFVIGEFAAAAVLALGTVWVASPEFTAHNQALPTTLWLTNPVVSAAILGGPVAGVIGGIAIAVINAIYRGTFPETVLRDANYPVFMAVGLGLGVAARVAIRSQEQLREAERVAAEARARERLAREVHDGVLQALAFLARRCAALGGPGTELGALGELAAQQERALRHLIAETPDAAPGREDGGTVDLRDLLRPFASATVTLAEPGGPVVLPAAAAAELAAAVRNAVENTERHAGPGARSYLLLEDVGDAVLVTVRDDGAGIAPGRLDAARAEGRLGVSESIVGRMRALGGRAELTTDVGEGVEWELWIPRT, encoded by the coding sequence ATGCAAGGCCTCGCATCCCGGGTGCGGCGCGTCGCCCGTTCCGGCGGTGTCGCCGACGCCGCCGCGACCGACGGCGACCCCCGCGCGCCGCTGTGGCGCGGCGCGCAGTGGTTCCGCGCGCTGTCCGTGGTGTACGCCGTGGGGCGGCAGATCGACGAGGCCGACCGGTACGAGCGGATCGGCTGGAGCTGGGTGATGATCGGCGCCGTCGTGGTGGTCAGCGCGATCGCGGGCCTCGGCTACGTGCGCGGCTTCGGCCGCAACCGCTGGTTCGTGATCGGGGAGTTCGCGGCCGCCGCGGTGCTCGCGCTGGGCACCGTCTGGGTGGCCTCGCCCGAGTTCACCGCGCACAACCAGGCGCTGCCCACCACGTTGTGGTTGACCAACCCGGTGGTCTCGGCCGCGATCCTCGGCGGCCCCGTCGCGGGCGTGATCGGCGGCATCGCCATCGCCGTCATCAACGCGATCTACCGCGGCACCTTCCCCGAGACGGTGCTCCGCGACGCCAACTACCCCGTGTTCATGGCCGTCGGGCTCGGGCTGGGCGTGGCCGCGCGCGTCGCGATCCGCTCGCAGGAACAGCTCCGCGAGGCCGAGCGCGTGGCCGCCGAGGCCCGCGCCCGCGAGCGCCTCGCCCGCGAGGTGCACGACGGGGTGCTGCAGGCGCTGGCCTTCCTCGCCCGACGGTGCGCCGCCCTCGGCGGCCCCGGCACGGAGCTGGGCGCACTCGGTGAGCTGGCGGCGCAGCAGGAGCGGGCGCTGCGGCACCTGATCGCGGAGACCCCCGATGCCGCTCCCGGGCGCGAGGACGGCGGCACCGTCGACCTGCGGGATCTGCTGCGCCCCTTCGCGAGCGCGACCGTGACCCTTGCGGAACCCGGCGGCCCCGTCGTGCTGCCGGCCGCTGCGGCGGCGGAACTCGCGGCCGCGGTGCGCAACGCCGTGGAGAACACGGAGCGGCACGCGGGGCCGGGGGCCCGTTCGTATCTACTGCTCGAGGACGTCGGGGACGCCGTGCTGGTCACGGTGCGCGACGACGGTGCCGGGATCGCGCCGGGACGCCTCGACGCCGCCCGGGCGGAGGGCAGACTGGGGGTGTCCGAGTCCATCGTCGGGCGGATGCGGGCGCTCGGCGGCCGCGCCGAGCTGACCACGGACGTGGGAGAAGGGGTGGAATGGGAGCTATGGATACCGCGAACGTAG
- a CDS encoding lysylphosphatidylglycerol synthase transmembrane domain-containing protein, whose translation MQADDDAPSGAEPSGDAPSTSAPSKDVDKTRRRLRWVRRVLLLVIAIILGVEAYLFGPTVSKAVREFEHIRWEWVVACVIAVFFSMDSFAQVTRVLLRSAGVKVTQRQALSLQLASNSVSQTLPGGQVLAPTLVYRRTRLWGASQVVAAWQIVMSGLLMSAGLAVLGLAGALLAGAKTSPYSVIFSVGMLVVFIVLVQYVASHPDGLYVVGARLIRWTNDLRNKPEDAGLDRLREVIEQLQSVKMSRRYGGEAFGWSLFNWVADVACLAFACYAVGEAPGLAALAGAYAASKVVNTISPIPGGLGLVEGALVPALALSGMPLSQALTATLLYRLVSYVLVVVVGWIVIFASYRSYRATLDVDPDAADKNADDTADQADEENDEPSDAATGREPRPDGPPDAGTPSTDTTPDKHL comes from the coding sequence ATGCAGGCAGACGACGACGCGCCCTCCGGCGCGGAGCCCTCCGGGGACGCGCCCTCGACGAGCGCTCCCTCGAAGGACGTCGACAAGACCCGGCGGCGGCTGCGCTGGGTGCGCCGGGTGCTCCTGCTCGTCATCGCGATCATCCTCGGCGTCGAGGCGTACCTCTTCGGCCCGACGGTCTCGAAGGCGGTCCGCGAGTTCGAGCACATCCGCTGGGAATGGGTCGTGGCCTGCGTGATCGCGGTCTTCTTCTCGATGGACTCGTTCGCCCAGGTGACCCGCGTCCTGCTCCGCTCGGCGGGCGTGAAGGTCACGCAGCGGCAGGCGCTGAGCCTGCAGCTGGCCTCGAACTCGGTCTCCCAGACCCTGCCCGGCGGCCAGGTCCTCGCGCCGACGCTGGTCTACCGCCGGACCCGCCTGTGGGGCGCGTCGCAGGTGGTCGCCGCGTGGCAGATCGTGATGAGCGGCCTGCTCATGTCGGCCGGCCTGGCGGTGCTCGGCCTCGCGGGCGCGCTGCTGGCCGGAGCGAAGACGAGCCCGTACTCGGTCATCTTCTCGGTCGGTATGCTCGTGGTCTTCATCGTGCTCGTGCAGTACGTGGCCTCGCACCCCGACGGCCTGTACGTCGTCGGCGCGCGCCTGATCCGATGGACCAACGATCTGCGCAACAAGCCGGAGGACGCCGGGCTCGACCGGCTGCGCGAGGTGATCGAGCAGCTCCAGTCCGTGAAGATGAGCCGCCGGTACGGCGGGGAGGCGTTCGGCTGGTCCCTGTTCAACTGGGTCGCCGACGTGGCCTGCCTCGCCTTCGCCTGCTACGCCGTCGGCGAGGCCCCCGGGCTCGCCGCCCTGGCCGGCGCGTACGCGGCCTCCAAGGTGGTCAACACCATCAGCCCGATCCCCGGCGGCCTCGGGCTCGTGGAGGGCGCGCTGGTCCCCGCCCTCGCCCTCTCCGGGATGCCGCTGAGCCAGGCCCTGACCGCGACGCTGCTCTACCGCCTGGTCAGCTACGTCCTGGTCGTCGTGGTCGGCTGGATCGTGATCTTCGCGAGCTACCGCAGCTACCGCGCGACGCTGGACGTCGACCCCGACGCGGCCGACAAGAACGCCGACGACACGGCCGACCAGGCCGACGAGGAGAACGACGAGCCCTCCGACGCCGCCACGGGGCGGGAGCCCCGGCCCGACGGTCCGCCGGACGCGGGCACACCGTCGACCGACACCACCCCTGACAAGCACCTTTAG
- a CDS encoding DUF3054 domain-containing protein, which yields MRIPVIAVIDVLFVLLFVTIGRFNHNEAFSPAGFAETAWPFLLALAVGWAFTYVLAALRGHEPGRAATFAPGRVFPAGVIIWISTVAFGMTARGLLSSKGVEVSFVIVATITLGVFLLGWRAVAQAVLARRAKTPVKA from the coding sequence ATGCGCATCCCGGTCATCGCCGTCATCGACGTGCTCTTCGTCCTGCTGTTCGTGACGATCGGCCGGTTCAACCACAACGAGGCCTTCTCGCCCGCCGGCTTCGCCGAGACCGCGTGGCCGTTCCTGCTCGCGCTGGCCGTGGGCTGGGCGTTCACCTACGTCCTCGCCGCCCTGCGCGGTCACGAGCCCGGCCGCGCCGCCACCTTCGCCCCGGGGCGCGTCTTCCCCGCCGGCGTCATCATCTGGATCTCGACGGTGGCCTTCGGCATGACGGCCCGCGGCCTGCTCAGCTCGAAGGGCGTCGAGGTCAGCTTCGTCATCGTCGCCACCATCACCCTGGGCGTGTTCCTGCTGGGCTGGCGCGCCGTGGCGCAGGCGGTCCTCGCCCGGCGCGCGAAGACGCCGGTGAAGGCCTGA
- a CDS encoding NTF2-like N-terminal transpeptidase domain-containing protein — MRRSGRARYASAAVVSVVLLGLGGGLAACGDSASSDVQKMLDGYATALGEGKAVAAAAFTSSPDVAGGVIGRTLRDMNAKTVEVKASNVQRYSGGNATFDVKTHWNFGDGRDWDYTTKGSASELSIGWRISWDPAVLAPGLTPQTAIRQIRTDAKAPKVFGADKSELMFAGTVHRLTVDPNKTKNLSDSLSRVAKIVSPVAPLVTPESLAAKAKADPGKPVPVVDLRDDDYGVLGDDLKAVPGLQDTTADDLLIANRQLFSPLFDGIKGAWQANRDATAGWEVQLLTNGKPPTKIVGFQGPPGPDLRAAMDPKVQLDVENAVVQLGQPAAMVVLSVSTGAVLAAAQNTQASGIATDWALNGLSTTGPVLEPLYQEVNAAAGNDAGKQGALLAPLGMGTEFAMTGVKTTTAQLPGTGGRGAAELGADTVKASPFGMAVLASAIAKGRTTAPYVVQGQTAKPSAPLGEVDEKILKAVRAKMDATVSPSGDGSDLVSTKAKGLVGTNGPEGPGWFIGYRGDQAFAIMVTGERSGAGSLQVAGAYLK, encoded by the coding sequence CTCGACGGGTACGCCACGGCACTGGGCGAGGGCAAGGCGGTCGCCGCCGCCGCGTTCACCTCCTCTCCGGACGTCGCGGGCGGCGTCATCGGTCGCACGCTGCGCGACATGAACGCCAAGACCGTGGAGGTCAAGGCCTCCAACGTGCAGCGCTACTCCGGCGGCAACGCCACCTTCGACGTCAAGACGCACTGGAACTTCGGCGACGGGCGCGACTGGGACTACACCACCAAGGGCTCCGCGTCGGAGCTCTCCATCGGCTGGCGCATCTCGTGGGACCCCGCGGTGCTGGCGCCCGGACTCACGCCCCAGACGGCGATCCGGCAGATCCGCACGGACGCCAAGGCTCCCAAGGTCTTCGGCGCGGACAAGTCGGAGCTGATGTTCGCCGGCACCGTGCACCGGCTGACCGTCGACCCGAACAAGACCAAGAACCTCAGCGACAGCCTGAGCCGGGTGGCGAAGATCGTCTCCCCCGTCGCGCCGCTCGTCACGCCGGAGTCGCTGGCCGCCAAGGCGAAGGCGGACCCCGGCAAGCCCGTGCCCGTCGTGGATCTGCGCGACGACGACTACGGCGTGCTCGGCGACGACCTGAAAGCCGTTCCCGGACTGCAGGACACCACCGCCGACGACCTGCTCATCGCCAACCGCCAGCTGTTCTCGCCCCTGTTCGACGGGATCAAGGGCGCCTGGCAGGCCAACCGCGACGCGACCGCCGGCTGGGAGGTGCAGCTGCTCACGAACGGCAAGCCGCCCACGAAGATCGTCGGCTTCCAGGGGCCGCCCGGACCGGACCTGCGGGCCGCGATGGACCCGAAGGTGCAGCTCGACGTCGAGAACGCCGTCGTGCAGCTGGGGCAGCCCGCCGCGATGGTCGTGCTCTCCGTCTCCACCGGCGCGGTGCTCGCCGCCGCGCAGAACACCCAGGCCAGCGGCATCGCGACCGACTGGGCGCTGAACGGCCTCTCCACCACCGGCCCGGTGCTCGAGCCGCTGTACCAGGAGGTCAACGCGGCGGCGGGGAACGACGCCGGGAAGCAGGGCGCGCTGCTCGCGCCGCTGGGCATGGGCACCGAGTTCGCCATGACCGGGGTGAAGACGACGACCGCGCAGCTCCCCGGCACGGGCGGCCGCGGCGCCGCCGAGCTCGGCGCCGACACCGTCAAGGCCAGCCCGTTCGGCATGGCCGTCCTCGCCTCCGCGATCGCCAAGGGCAGGACGACGGCGCCGTACGTGGTGCAGGGCCAGACCGCGAAGCCCAGCGCGCCGCTCGGTGAGGTCGACGAGAAGATCCTCAAGGCGGTACGCGCGAAGATGGACGCCACCGTCTCCCCGTCGGGCGACGGCAGCGACCTGGTCTCGACGAAGGCCAAGGGCCTCGTGGGCACCAACGGCCCCGAGGGGCCGGGCTGGTTCATCGGCTACCGCGGCGATCAGGCCTTCGCGATCATGGTGACCGGCGAGCGCTCGGGCGCCGGGTCGCTCCAGGTCGCGGGCGCGTACCTGAAGTAG